The Megalobrama amblycephala isolate DHTTF-2021 linkage group LG1, ASM1881202v1, whole genome shotgun sequence genome segment ccccaagttggcggcaggaaaccccaaatatggtctaGCTAGATGTTActattgtaatttttttcaaaccttgataatagaaaatatgagcgattccaaaaaagttgggacactgtacaaattgtgaataaaaaaggaatgcaataatttacaaatctcataaacttatatttaattcacaatagaatatagataacatatcaaatgttgaaagtgagacattttgaaatgtcatgccaaatactggctcattttggatttcatgagagctacacattccaaaaaagttgggacaggtagcaataagaagccggaaaagttaaatgtacatataaggaacagccggaggaccaatttgcaacttattaggtcaactggcaacatgattgggtataaaaagggcctctcagagtggcagtgtctctcagaagtcaagatgggcagaggatcaccaattcccccaatgctgcggcgaaaaatagtggagcaatatcagaaaggagtttctcagagaaaaactgtagttaaaaaaactgtttgaagttatcatcatctacagtgcataatatcatccaaagattcagagaatctggaacaatctctgtgcgtaagggtcaaggccggaaaaccatactggatgcctgtgatcttcgggcccttagacggcactgcatcacatacaggaatgctactgtaatggaaatcacaacatgggctcaggaataacaccagaaaacattgttggtgaacacaatccaccgtcccattcgccgttgccggctaaaactctataggtcaaaaaagaagccatatctaaacatgatccagaagtgcaggcgttttctctgggccaaggctcatttaaaatggactgtgacaaagtggaaaactgttctgtggtcagaccaatcaaaatgtgaagttctttttggaaaactgggactaTCGCAGTCTACCACAATATAGTgcaagctttggtgagaaccaaacaaaaatttaaatggGTACAGTAGTAATTTTGCACAagaaaatgacatcaaaagtggaaaatgttgctcaaatgcacatttacacacaaactgaccagtaagcacaactttcagatgccatctttatttttctagctcaactggcAGTGAAGGCAGTGAAGGAtgcatctatgctgccttcaaaaatcaatcagaggaaggtatctcaggaaacaggaagtgaagctaacattggatttggatgtgccttgatgccttcctaccttgaaatgtttcctctgaaggcagcattttccagttttcggatgcagcccaaGTCAGCAGCCTACGTTTTTGGATGTAGCCATAGTCATTAATTAGCATCACACCTGTTTCCTTTTCAGTTGATTACCTTCTTCTGTGTATATAAGCCTTCAGCTCCATTCTGTTCATTGTCTCATGTTAAAGTCCCCCATTTTGTCCTTTAAAACTCatttttgatcaccaaaattactaaaaaaatttcctatgaaaataatttctaaaatagcttgaatgtgaCTCTACACTCTTGCTTTATTTAGTATACGTGGGCACATATGCAAATTAGTCTATGCCTCCACTCaatcacaccagctcagagatccactcggtcaactttactgtagtaaacaCTACATAAAAGCAAGTGGAAATATTGGTATAAATCAGCCATATctgtttgaaccagaaactgattcagaagaagaCGAGGAAGAGTGAATTATACAGGCTCATCTACAAGTCGACGTATCAGAATGGTAATGCGTTTTATCTATCGCTCTCTACAACGttggacacataacggtaattaatatgattagccttttgctcgactgttatcaaacagctgataatgtgttgctataatgttacacaaaccatgttcacgTTCGCCATTTCAGAGTCAGCTGCCTTCTAATGATCAGCATCCAAATGGTTTGAACAACTTaaaacgtcagtggagaaaggcataatcataacatcataaaatacataattcaccttctatattgctaaatgtacctgatttttcagaaaaacagaaaaatataccaggataacATGGCTTCTTCTGCTTCAGAGgttgacatgattggttacaagtTTGTGATGTAAGAAATTTCAAACCACGTTTTTGATACCcaatggtgttgactgatgaatttgcacatagTTTGTCTtcaaaaacaccacatagacataaacaACATTGATTTTTACCACAGGGGGTTAAAGTTATGTGTTTGTAATATATCTCTCAGCGTTTATTAAAGTTGTTTATCGTCATTCTGAGTCAAGCAGACTATCACGCTACAACCATGCAGACTGTGATAGAGACTTACAAGAAagatcatgtttgtttttccagTTGATTTCTAAAGAATTGCAAAGTGTTACACAGACCCACAATGCACACACTCACATGTGCCCACAAACCTACTTTAACAAAAGTTGAGAATGCCAGTTTAAATACTGAATGTTCTCTTGAGTTTGGGAACTTTCTCTTCTAAAGTGAATTCAATAAACAGTTTAGATGATGAGTTTTTCAGTTGGTTCTACTGACTAACATTCAGGTCACAACAGTGCTGAAAAaattcagggttttttttctcttgcaaaacaagtagccaaaaaaaaaaaaaaaaaaaaaaaaaaaacactgcaacACTTCCTTTACATGTTTTTCACTATgcaaaatcacatgaaatgACAAATGATGTTAAGGTCATTTGATCTAAcatgtaatacttttttttttttttctatgcatATTTATGTTGCTGattattacatataaaaaacattttcttaaaaacaCTAATGTCAGGCAGAAGAGGGAGATTTACATGAGAATTGCAGAAGAtcttataaaacatttaaagggttagttcaaccaaaagtagcctcagactccagagggttaaaggtaCTTTGTGTCTGTGACCATTGTTTACCGAGCTTGATGACTGatgaaaataagttgactattaaaaagaacagctgaaCATCAGTTCACAAATAAACTATATTGTTTAACAGGACAATAaatcgagaaatgattctgAGAAAAATTCCGAATACATCACAATTCTCTCTGGattcgattctgagcttagtttttaacagcagatggtgctgcttgctttagaaacagccgtACTCTGTGTGCTTCCAATTCctcacacacaccacttaaaccaacaataaaataatcattcataaagttaaaaaagtttgaagcaaattgcatgagtatttgcagtgggctgtttacattaatcttagCCAAACAAACGCACAAGCactcttcttcatgagcatttgagcatgcgttaataaaaaaaataaaccatttaaaaaactttcctcctcatttcagaaaaagACACACACCACTGGTTTAAACATACAGACAAAATCCACCACAACACATCCTTAAACAGGTGTTTTAAGCTAGTTGCCACAACACAGGATATTGAAGTGAAAAGAGAATGGAAACCAATCTTGACCTCATTTCTCTGTAACTTCCCATCTTCACCACCCAGtgaacctgatttcaccaagtagaACATGTTCCTGCATCACCCTGGAACATCATTccaatcataataataataataattaaaaaaaaaaaaaaaatcagatttaaatGATAGGTCTACAGTTAATATCAAATTTAGGCCTACAGCAAGGGTTAGGGTTCTTATTCACCTCTCATTTCAGTCTGATTTCAGGTTAGTTACATATATATGAGTTGTATCTTAAACTGAAGTCTGGTTCAAATGTTAGTACAGTATTAATATACagttaaatctcttttgttAAGCCCTCTATACCTTATTGAAATAAAGCAACCTTGACCTATATcaatttcctgtttttttttggaGGTTAGCACTATAGTTTGATGCTGGTCTATAGTTGGTTGATCAGAAAAGCAATGATGTTCATTACCCAAAATTTTATGTGTTCAGATCTAAAACATAAATGAATTTGATATTACTGGTTAAGAACTTTGACAGTTTGTGTTTAAAGgactagttcacccaaaataatcttaattttcTATCCTTTCTGATTAATAATTAACAGATTGGCTTAAGAAGACCTATGTTTACAAATAGAAAGAATgatatatttattaaacttcACTTTGTCATTAACTGACAGATAAAATAATGCAAGCTTAAATTCCTATTTTATAAAGTATCTACTGTCATTTTCTCATGAAGACCCTCCCCTTTTGATAAAATGAGCTCTGAAACAGACACATTATTTCATTCTCCTCCTGATTAAAGATGGACTTGCAAATCTCAGTTTTTCTCCTCTTCATTCTTTTCACTGCAGGTACAAATTGCTTTGTATAATTTTTACTTGGTAAACATACAGATCATTGattgtctctctttctctctgactcttttttattattactaaagGACACTCTCTCTACTGTTACGAGTGCCTGACGGAGAACTGTAAAGAAAGTCTCGTGAAATGTCCCATTAATGCTACTAGGTGTGAAAGTTCAACTGTGGTGACACAAGCTGGTAAGTCCAATATGATGGATTGTTATTTTGAACAGATGGAGATGCTGCTATAATGGAAATTTAACTTACTAGACCAACTTATTTACCTGGCAAAATGTACGAATGCAATCACAGAATATTCTATATAGATATCtgaaattaatttgttttctctcaaattgtaacagtaaaaaaatgcaaaatttttgcaataaacacttttttatAACTCTCACTGCTTCTTTCTACTTTCAACTTGTAAGTACCTTTTCAATCTAAATATTGTGCAGCTGATCTGCTCTTTTCTGTATCATTCATGTTTTTTCAGGGTTCTTTAGTTCCACAGTGAAGGTTAAAGGTTGTGCTGTTGCCTGTCAAAGCGGGTCCATGAACCTTGGTGTGGTAAAGACGTCTACTTCCTGCTGTGGCTCTTACTTTTGTAATGTCAAAGATGCTCCAGGTATTGTACTTTACTTATCTTCTTTAAAGTGAACACACTTCCATTTAATCAGGAAATAAAATGTAGCgtgggacttgattttttcATCAAGAATTGTTAAAGTTATATTTGTagaggaaataaaataaaagaacacTTCTTTCCTGCTGTAGATCCCAGAGCTACTATCCCCAATGGAAAGACATGTTACTATTGTGATGAGAAGAGCTGCTCAAACATCATGAGATGTTCAGGGACTGAAGATCGCTGCATTACAGACAGAGGTGAGAATCTGCAATAGGAAGAAGATTAAAGTCATAATTTGTGCCTCTCCATCATTAATGGGTCTTATTTTTAAACTTTACAGTTCAACTAACTCAGACTGACAAAACCTTTGCTTTATTTCCTTTCATCAGGAACTTTTGGAGGCCAGTCAATGATTGTAAAAGGCTGTGTCTCTAAATCCATCTGTGATGCCGCAGCATCTACTAACGCTCAGGGCGTTTCATGTTGTGAGGGGAACCTGTGTAACAGTGATAAGAGCTTCACTCAGAGCTACATCCAGAGCGTCACCCAGAGCTACACCTTTAACGGTGCTTAGAGAGACAGAGCTTGATGTTTAACAGTGTCACCCAGAGCTTCCTGTTCTCTGCTCTCCTACTTCCTGCTGCACCGAATCCAGCAGCTCTTCTGATTCTACAATGAGACACGCTGTACTGAATATAGAGCTTGTATTTCTTTGTATTATCCTTACCTGAAATTATCACAGATATAAATCCTCTATAAAAAAAACTGAGTCTGAGATTTCACTGATTACAGAGCTGGTAAAACTATTGGGAAAATCCCACTTTAATCAtacattttgagaaatgaaCAGATGTAATATTAGTACTTAAGTAGGCTACTATAATGTCTGATTTTTGTTGCTGCTTGTGTCTGTATAATTCTTAAGCATTTATAATGGCTAGAAAATGAGAGACGAAGGCTGTGAAACTAATGTTTTCCACCAGAGGAAGGCAAAGAAAAAATTAGGCAGCAGAGAAAGCAGGTGCGATTGCCTTGACATGTGAGATGTATGGGTTATTTAAACTGCAAAGgtaaaacataaattaaaattattctgACAGATGTAAAGATGGAGGTGAAGGTGGCACATTATTCACTTTGAGTGTAGAGACTACAGTCATTTTCCTATTGGTACATAATAATTCGATAGGAATACAATTTAATACAAATCTTAATTTCATTGAGAAAGTTCCACTCtcacaacaaaacacaaaacgaCAAATGCAACAAGTTTTAACCAATTTGGCACAGACTACCCAACATTGGGTTACACTGACCCAGCAGGGTAGCGTTAGACAGCatttgggttaaaaaaaaaaaaaaatccaataaaggttttagagcagtTATATCAGTGTGCAGACATCacaattttgttgttgtttttgtttgccaACGTTTGCCCTTTTGTTGTCCTGCACATAAATCCTTTTGTGGGATGTGCACacctttttttgtatttaaaataaatataatccatcattttttagagtgaagagGTTGATTAGCTGGTTTAGGTAGGGTGACCAAACGTCCTGTTTTCCCAGGACATGTCCTGTTTTCATGTCCTGTCCTGGTCGTCCTGgttgttttttataaagtgatgaaaatgtcctggttttcattatttttcattgGGTGATTAAATTGACCAATGTtacgagattttcggtttctgagattttcggtttccGAAGGTGGaacatacattaatataaatcgCAGACATTGCACTTGCAACTGAGAATATTAGTTCACATTGTATCTAGtagtggattattccataaaggtaactatattctcagcgtcgcggctgacttatgcctaaactacagttgtttacttctaggtaacagtttataatgttttcattagtatGCACAATTTGTGCAGTCGTCTGTAACTGAATAACAGATACTTTGTGTAACAGCAGAGCAACCTTCAGCTATCGTCTACAATGAGTTCAGCTCGTTGTGCTCTTACTTTGTACCTTGCGATGTAACAGctgataggcctatataaatttCTTTATACTTTCATGCTTATTTGATAAGCAACAACAAATTGCTGGGAAAGATCagctctacagcaaaatatagatGGGCAAACAATAAGGATGAGGAAGAAAAACAGGATGAAGAGGAAAACGAGGATGAAGAAAACTAAAGATatagacattttttttgttagtttttgtaagtttgtgagagctatttttgttaaatttggattgctaatatagcagaggtatttttagttatttattatgtatttatttttctaatacagaGGAGACATTAACttgtcataataaaacatgttaagTAACCTCTGAGAAGCCTATCTGAATTTGTGTATTTGGTTAtagatagtattttgtaatataacaattttcTATCCATACAAAGGAGGCATTGAAATATTGTATTGAAATTATAAGGCATCTTTGAGTAAACTTTGAGGTATCAATTGAGTATTGCCGGGCAGAGTGTCTTGGTTTTCGGTAATCAAAATATGGTCACCCTAGTTTAGGTGTGTTTAAATGGGACTGAAGCTGAACTGtacaggacagtggccctctaAAATCTGGATCTGTTATCTGGACttttgtacatttacatttacatttattcatttggcagacgcttttatccaaagcgacttacaagtaaGGAATACAACAAACAAGTCGTCATGATgaggcaaatagacacaagAAGTGCAGAAGTTTaaggcagtgctcagagtatcataaaCTACAATAGAGaaggattagaggaagtgaaaggataagaataagaattttttttttttttaggatgagGTTAAGTTGTAATGCTTTTTCAACAGGCCTTCTACTGTCAAGCTTCTGCAAATGATCCAGAGTGCGGCAGCGAGAGTGGTCTTTAACGAGCGGAAGAAAGTGCATGTCACACCTCAGTTTGCATTGACTGGGCGCTCACATCAAAGACAAAGCTCTGAAGACGATCACCGGCACTAAAAGCTtgctaaatattatatataatgtttattattaatatgaaattcatttttacagtttttgcccGTTGCTTGAACACTATAGACCCATGCTTAGACTAAAGTAACACAACTTGAAGCTTTTGTTACCATACCTCAAACACATGTACCCATACCTTAAACAAAAGCGCTGCTTTGCACTCTAGTTGCAATTCTGCAACACACTTACTCCTTTATGCAACACACTTGGTCCTGCATACTACACTCTATTTCATACATCAGAcactttgttcaaaaatgaaatCTCAGGGTGCCATTTGGAAAACACATGTatccaaaatacaaaacacatcgGGTAATTGCAACCACTCAAATACACACCTCAAAACACTTACTTACAAAACTGAACACCAATCAGCCAGCTACAAAAAGCCCtcagttacagtttttctcaattgctaaaacactaaaccctATTGTCTGAACCAAATGCTCAGTTGCCTGAACCCACTGATTGAATCAATCACTATTTTGGCAAAACCATAAGCACTTTTCACCTGTTTAGACACAATTTGCCAACACATTTTCATTGTGATGCACCCGTGCTGCATAATGGTGAGCACAGGTGACAAAAGTCAAACACAATTACACTTTTTGCCCATTGCTTGTACACATTTTACAAAACTTCGCTCATTGTGccaaaactctacacacaagTAAACATGACACAACACTGGGAAATATACCATTCACATCTGTGTCAAATTGAAACTCTGCCATCAAAACCTAACATTCCTTTGTCAAAATGTAACTCTGATGACAAAATGACACACTTGCATCATATGCATACACTTTCAGATCAGGGGGAATACACTAGTCTACTTTATATAAAACACTGCATTCTTtaattttcactgtttttattcagttCATCAGTTAGCATTCTGTGAAGCTCAATGCAACACTTAcagtttttgttctgtttttttttttttttccaacaaaggttttcacaacaaccaaaaatgaaagtacTGAAAGGTTACAAATGACATCAACTCAATACTGCACATCACAGTACAGTAAAGTAAATGcagtaatgcaaaaataatagaaaaataaatcaaaatacactactgtaaatacagaaaaacaggcCAATTGTGcgtgggtgggattatagatCCTGCCATCTGTTTGGGTCTGGCCACATGATCCACCACCATTGCTCTAATATCATCTGAAATATTGTTCCGTGCATTGCCTCTTTGACCATGTCCTactcctctctctctttgtcttccTCTGCCTCCACCTCTTGCTCTCCATGCTTGCAAAATTCTCAAAATGGCTTAACTGAGGGCTTTTTGTAGCTGGCTGATTGGTGTTCAGTTTTGTAAGTAAGTGTTTTGGGGTGTGTATTTGAGTGGTTGCTATTACCcgatgtgttttgtattttggatACATGTGTTTTCCAAATGGCACCCTGAGatttcatttttgaacaaagtgTCTTATGTATGAAATAGAGTGTAGTATGCAGGACCAAGTGTGTTGCATAAAGGAGTAAGTGTGTTGCAGAATTGCAACTAGAGTGCAAAGCAGCACTTTTGTTTAAGGTATGGGTACATGTGTTTGAGGTATGGTAACAAAAGCTTCAAGTTGTGTTACTTTAGCAACTCAAAATTGATCACACTTGTGGCTAATGATGTGAGGGAACATATAAAGTAAGCCAGTTCAGAGAGCACTGGTTTGTGAGGTCCAAGAATGGATAGAAATCTGAGAGGAAGAGTTCGTGTGAGAGGAGGTCAAGGTGGTCAGCGAAGACCAAGAACAGTATATCTGATGAAATCAGAACTACTGTGATTGACCATGTTCTTGTCCATGGCATGAGCATGAGGGAGGCTGGACAAAGGGTACAACCAAACATCAGTAGATTCACTGTGTCCACCATAATCTGAAGATTTAGAGAAGAGAACAGGTAATTACCTTTTTTGACATTATAGTACAGTATGTAAATGTTGACAGCAATTACTGTATGACATACTATACCCAGATAGCACACGTATGTCTGCAAGACgtctgttaaagatcacttcatctggaaagcatctgctgtttacaaacatctattagacgtctttaagatgtcagttttacatacattctaaatcatgaacatcttaaagacatcttctaaacgtctatttgacatctgCCAGGAAACGTCCTATAGACGTATTCCAGATGACCAAACACCCTAAATAATACGTATTCCAGACGTAAACACACATATCAAATAGACATCTCCGAGATGTACGTGTGCTATCAGGGTATACtatatatagtacagtataACTGTAAGTAAATATATGTTTCAGTACATCACTGTACCAATATACTGTAGTATTGTAATGGAGGGTTGGTCTAACTGTTTGTAGGCCTAGTATTccatgtatatttttttgtaactcTATGTTCTCTTTTTGTAGAACTGAAAGACTGCCACATGGGGGTGGGAGGACAGGTTTGTTCTCCCCACACCAAGAGACCCTAATTGTTGATATGGTGAACAATGCCATTAAACTGAGTGAAATTCAGCAGAAGATCATTGAGGACCATGTAAATTTTGAGGGTATCAACAGTGTCAGCCTCTCTACTGTTGATCGTGTCCTCAAGCGCAACAGACTGCGCATGAAACAGCTATACAGAGTGCCCTTTGAGTCAAAGAGCAAAGATTCCAGTATGTACAGGTTG includes the following:
- the LOC125274755 gene encoding ly6/PLAUR domain-containing protein 3-like; translated protein: MDLQISVFLLFILFTAGHSLYCYECLTENCKESLVKCPINATRCESSTVVTQAGFFSSTVKVKGCAVACQSGSMNLGVVKTSTSCCGSYFCNVKDAPDPRATIPNGKTCYYCDEKSCSNIMRCSGTEDRCITDRGTFGGQSMIVKGCVSKSICDAAASTNAQGVSCCEGNLCNSDKSFTQSYIQSVTQSYTFNGA